One Phoenix dactylifera cultivar Barhee BC4 chromosome 8, palm_55x_up_171113_PBpolish2nd_filt_p, whole genome shotgun sequence genomic window carries:
- the LOC120111794 gene encoding fasciclin-like arabinogalactan protein 21: MASPSPLSSLLSLVSLSLLLLSSAAFQPSPPSASAAGSGSPPPQEPHQATLLGSILANLGFQELAMAVPALVSSASAAASSSPFTVFAPSDDSIRSCAACSPAALLREHLVPGLFSKIHLSKIAFGTKLETASPGRCLTVTSTSPRPGSNSSSPAAVKIFVDGVEVTRPDLFNDGRIVIHGLQGFVSPLSPLSCLQDHIPYPNSYSPPEIAGNIHRSAIVQLMLRDAMVRLRIRGYSILALAMRIKYAELAGLQNMTVFALDDSAIFAGGHAYVTNVRFHVVPNRLLMHADLLRLPAGTALPTLVHGQHLVVTNSGSAGAAAVGPSGSGLRINYVPIKAPDAVYNSKIVVHGIFLPFPHLYQADMAAARSAAAPPEEGIFEAAAPTRAAFGRRGACGASGASAGCSEMAPSVAPAISAFVDLDDEGL; this comes from the coding sequence ATGGCTtccccttcccctctctcctccctaCTCTCTCtcgtctccctctccctcctcctacTCTCCTCCGCCGCCTTCCAGCCATCGCCCCCTTCAGCCTCCGCCGCCGGATCCGGTTCTCCGCCGCCCCAAGAACCGCACCAGGCGACCCTCCTCGGCTCGATCCTTGCCAACCTCGGCTTCCAGGAGCTCGCAATGGCAGTCCCCGCCCTCGTCTCCTCCGCCTctgccgccgcctcctcctcccccttcaCCGTCTTTGCTCCCTCGGACGACTCCATTCGCTCCTGCGCCGCCTGCTCCCCCGCTGCCCTCCTCCGCGAGCACCTCGTCCCCGGCCTCTTCTCCAAGATCCACCTCTCCAAGATCGCCTTCGGCACCAAACTCGAGACCGCCAGCCCGGGCCGCTGCCTCACCGTCACCTCCACATCCCCTCGCCCAGGATCCAACTCCTCCTCCCCCGCCGCCGTCAAGATCTTCGTCGACGGCGTCGAGGTCACCCGGCCGGACCTCTTCAATGACGGCCGGATCGTGATCCACGGCCTCCAGGGCTTCGTCAGCCCCCTCTCCCCGCTTTCTTGCCTCCAGGACCACATCCCCTACCCCAACTCTTACTCTCCGCCGGAGATCGCCGGCAATATCCACAGATCAGCGATCGTGCAGCTCATGCTGCGGGACGCCATGGTCCGCCTCCGCATCAGGGGTTACAGCATCCTCGCCCTTGCGATGCGTATCAAGTACGCGGAACTCGCCGGCCTCCAGAACATGACGGTCTTCGCCCTCGACGACTCCGCCATCTTCGCCGGCGGCCACGCCTACGTAACCAACGTCCGGTTCCACGTCGTCCCCAATCGCCTCCTGATGCACGCCGACCTGCTAAGGCTCCCGGCGGGAACTGCCCTCCCGACGCTGGTCCACGGCCAGCACCTGGTGGTCACCAACTCCGGCTCCGCGGGCGCTGCCGCCGTCGGTCCCTCCGGATCGGGCCTCAGAATCAACTACGTGCCGATCAAGGCCCCCGACGCGGTTTACAACTCCAAGATTGTGGTCCACGGCATCTTCTTGCCGTTCCCGCACCTGTACCAGGCGGATATGGCGGCGGCGCGGTCGGCTGCAGCGCCGCCGGAGGAAGGGATCTTTGAGGCAGCGGCGCCGACGAGGGCAGCCTTCGGCAGGAGGGGGGCCTGCGGCGCTTCGGGTGCCTCCGCCGGGTGCTCGGAGATGGCACCTAGCGTCGCTCCAGCGATCTCAGCGTTTGTGGATCTCGACGACGAGGGACTGTGA